The DNA window GCAGCGTGTGGCATTGAGCGAAACTGACCCCGCAGCATTCGCTCTGTCCCGCGATAGCCCGCTCAATCTCCCGTTCAAGAACCCTGAGCGTATGCCTGAAACCCCTCATTGCATCGTTTTCCATCATTGCTCCATCAATTCATTATACATTAATTGTAATATACAACTAATAAGGAGTCAAGAGGATTCGACGATTTTTTACGAATATTCGATGATTTGATCCTGATCGTGTATAATTATGAAAAATATTCCAACCGTGCTGGCGGTTTTACGTATAATATTAATAAGAAATGGAATAGAGGAAACCCGATGGGCGGTATCATAAAAAAACTCAGAACCTTAGGCCTGCTTCTGAAACGCGACCGGGACGGTTTGTTCGAAGGGATATGGGATGAGTACGGGAAGAATCTGCTGTACTATATCAGGAAAATCTCCGGGAATTCTTCCGACGCGGAGGATATGCTCCAGGAGATCATGCTGAAAATTTATGAAAATCTAGACAAATACTCCCCGGAGTACGCGATCAGCACATGGGTATATACCATCGCGCGCAACCATTGCCGGGATACGTACCGTAAACGCGCGGTAGAAACCATAACGATCGCGGACGAGGAAATATTCGCCGCGCGCGGGGGAACCCCCGAGTCGCTTGTCATATCGGGCGACCTGAACGAACGCACCGGATATTTCATCTCGCGTCTGCCGGATGCCGAACGGGAAATCGCGTTCCTCCGTTTCTATGAGGAAATGCCCTATCGGGAGATTTCCGGTATTACCGGGACGCCCGAGGGAACATTGAAATCCAAGGTTCACGATATCAGGAAAAGGCTCAAGGATTATTTGGAGGGAGTCAGATGAATATCGATAAACAGATGCGGGAGTATTTCCGCGCGGATGCGGAACGGATGGAGTATAACGATAGGGTGATTCGGGCTAAGTTCGAGCGGGTCAAACCGGATATACCGAACATCCCGATAGAGCGTCCGTCGTTTATCGGGCAGGTCGTATCGGCGGCGGGGCTTTTAATCTGTCTGATTTATCTCGCGGTGGTGGTAACCGGAACCTATACGCCGTCGAAATTGTCCGAAAACTCCGCGAAATTTTTCGTGAAGTACGATATTCCGGGAAAGTTCGAGGAAGCGCGGCAGTTTTTAGAGAAAAATATTAAATTCTAGGAGGAAATATATGAAAAAAGGGTATTGGATATTCTTATTACTGTTCTTTATACTGG is part of the Brevinematales bacterium genome and encodes:
- a CDS encoding sigma-70 family RNA polymerase sigma factor gives rise to the protein MGGIIKKLRTLGLLLKRDRDGLFEGIWDEYGKNLLYYIRKISGNSSDAEDMLQEIMLKIYENLDKYSPEYAISTWVYTIARNHCRDTYRKRAVETITIADEEIFAARGGTPESLVISGDLNERTGYFISRLPDAEREIAFLRFYEEMPYREISGITGTPEGTLKSKVHDIRKRLKDYLEGVR